The genomic window CCATGCTCGAGGAGTCCGGCGTCCTCCTCTCGGCTTGACGACCCCCCAAAAGTCATGTTTTGCCCGCGAATCATGCGAACGAACGCGAATGAGAAATCAATAACCAATAGATATTATTCGTGTAATCAATTCGCGTAAATTGGCGTTATTCGTGGGAAAATCCCTTTTCGCGACTTTTTACGGGGGTGTCAAGGCTTGAAAGGTCCTCACAATTCGATCTGGACGCCGATCTCCACGATCTGGTCGGGCGGCACCCCGAAGGTCTTGGCGGCGGCGGCGGCGTTGCGGGACATGAAGGCGAACAGCTTGCCGCGCCAGGCGGCCATGACGGGGTTGGGCGAGGTCAGAAGCGTCTCGCGCCCCATGAAGAAGGTCGTTTCCCGAAGGCTGACCTCCAGACCGTGCCGGGGGCACGCCGCCAGGACGACGGGCACACTGGGGCTTTCCATGAAGCCGAAATGCCCGGTGACCCGGTAGAAATGCTCGAAGAGCGGCTCGACGTCGACCCGGTCCGCCTCGGCCACCCGGGGGATGTCCTCGGTGACGAGGGTCACGAACAGGACTTTCTCGTGGATCACCTTGTTGTGTTTCAGGTTGAACTGAAAGGTCGCCGGGACCGTTCCCGCCGTGGCCGACAGGTAAACGGCAGACCCGTTGACGACGGCCGGGGTGATCTCATCCTGGAGTGACCGTCGCATGTCCTCCAGGGAGGCCGATCGCTGCTTCAGCCGCTGAGCCAGGATCTCGCGGCCGCGCTTCCACGACGACATCGCCAGGTACCCGGCGACGCCCACGAAGAGGGCCACCCAGCCTCCCGCGGGAATCTTGATGACGTTGGCGCCCAGGAAGGCCAGGTCCACCACCAGGAACACCCCGGAGACCAGTGCCGCCAGGACCGGGTTCCAGCGCCAGCGCCGCCGCATCACCGAGAAGGCCAGGACGGTGGTGACGGCCATGGTCCCGGTCACCGCCAGCCCGTAGGCGGCCGCCATGTGGGTGGAGGTCTGGAACCAGAGCACCAGGAAGATGGACGAGAGCATCAGGGTCCAGTTGATGAAAGGCACGTAAATCTGGCCGATTTCCGAGGCCGAGGTGTGCAGGATGGACAGGCGCGGGAGATATCCGAGCTGCACCGCCTGCCGGCTCAGGGAGAACGCGCCGGTGATCACCGCCTGCGACGCGATGATGGTGGCCAGCGTGGCCAGGGCGACCAGGGGGAAGAGTGCCCAGGAAGGCGCCAGGAAATAGAACGGGTTGATCACCGCCTTGGGGTTGTGCAGCAGCAGGGCGCCCTGGCCGAAGTAGTTGAGCACCAGGCAGGGGAAGGCCAGCCCGTACCAGGACAGGACGATGGGGCGGCGCCCGAAATGGCCGATGTCGGCGTAGAGGGCTTCGCCGCCCGTGACGCACAGCACCACCGAACCGAGGACCCAGAAGGCTTTCCATCCGTTGGCCAGGAACAACCGCACGGCGTGAGCGGGGTTGACGGCGGCCAGGACGTCGGGGAACCGGAAGATGGCCACCAGGCCCAGCACCGCGATGGAAACAAACCACAGGATCATCACCGGGCCGAAGACCAGGCCGATGCGTGCCGTGCCGTGTTTCTGGAAGAGGAACAACAGGGCGAGGATGACCACGGTGAGGGGAACCACGTAGGGCTCGAGGGCGTGGGTGCCGACGCTGAGGCCCTCCACGGCGGAGAGGACCGAAATGGCGGGGGTGATGATGCCGTCGCCGTACAGGAGGGCGGCGCCGAACAGGCCCAGGATGATGAGCCACGGGCGCCGCTCCCCCGGGCGGGGGCGGCGGTGCCGGATCATGGCCATCAGCGCCAGGATGCCGCCCTCGCCGCGGTTGTCGGCCCGCATGATCACGCTGACGTACTTGACGCAGATCACCAGGGCCAGGGACCAGAACACCAGGGAGAGCATGCCCAGGATGCTCTCGTGGCCGGTGACGATCCCGTGGGAGGCGTGGAAGGCCTCCTTCAGGGAGTAGAGCGGGCTGGTGCCGATGTCGCCGAAGACCACCCCCAGGGCGGTCAGGGCTAAAAACCCGAGCCCGTGGGCCTTGAGGTGGTCGCCTGAAGTGCCGTCCGGGGACAAGGCCGGGGGTACGTCCGGCGGTACGCCCGGCGGTTCGGGGGTGACGACCGTCTCGGTTTTATTCTGCATCGTTCCGCCGGTCCTTTTCGAGCGCCCTGCCTCTGGGCGGAAAACCCCATTGTAATTCCACCTTCATCGAAATTCAAGGGCGGCAATGAGCGCCTATAATGTAAGTCGTTGCCAAATCGCGCAAGATCGTGGGGCCGATCGATCGAAACATCGGCCGGGATCGGAATTTGGGACCCATGCGATCTTCCGTTGCGAGCTTGGCGACTTGGCAAGCGCCGATCCGGATCTGGATCTCGCAAAGGCGCCAAGCTCGCAAAAAAAACGGATTGCCGGGGGTCGCGGAATCTCAGAGGTTCCGCCACTGGCCGGCGGCGAGGGTGGCCAGGACGGCCGTGTCGGCCGCGGAGAGGACGCGGTCCGCGAGCTCGCGGACGTCGCCGTCGAGGGCGGCGGAGAAGACCACTTTCTTGAGGGAGAGGAGCGGTGATTTTGGGCATCGCAGCGCGTAGTACTCCACGACTTCCGCGCCGGCCCGCCACTCCCGGACGTCGGCCGCTTCCCCCCAGGCGCCGGCGGCGATCAGGCCCTCGATCTCCGCCTCCCGGCCCCGGCGGCAGTTCCGTGCGGCGGACGCCAGGCGCCAGTGGGCGTGCCCCTCGGCGTCGCACCCGCACTGCGGGCAGGGGCCGAGGAGCCCGACCAGCGCGCGGCGCGGGTCCGGGGCCCCCGCCTCGCCGCGGGGCCGGAACGGGACTTTCAAAAACAAACGTCGGAAAATGGAAAACATGTCAGTACCGAAAAGGACTAAAGGACTAAAGGACCAAAAGGACACAAAGGACCCAAAGGACGGAAAGGAGACAAAGGATACAGAGAACGGCAAAGACATGATGTTCCAGTTTTTCGG from Acidobacteriota bacterium includes these protein-coding regions:
- a CDS encoding potassium transporter Kup, with amino-acid sequence MQNKTETVVTPEPPGVPPDVPPALSPDGTSGDHLKAHGLGFLALTALGVVFGDIGTSPLYSLKEAFHASHGIVTGHESILGMLSLVFWSLALVICVKYVSVIMRADNRGEGGILALMAMIRHRRPRPGERRPWLIILGLFGAALLYGDGIITPAISVLSAVEGLSVGTHALEPYVVPLTVVILALLFLFQKHGTARIGLVFGPVMILWFVSIAVLGLVAIFRFPDVLAAVNPAHAVRLFLANGWKAFWVLGSVVLCVTGGEALYADIGHFGRRPIVLSWYGLAFPCLVLNYFGQGALLLHNPKAVINPFYFLAPSWALFPLVALATLATIIASQAVITGAFSLSRQAVQLGYLPRLSILHTSASEIGQIYVPFINWTLMLSSIFLVLWFQTSTHMAAAYGLAVTGTMAVTTVLAFSVMRRRWRWNPVLAALVSGVFLVVDLAFLGANVIKIPAGGWVALFVGVAGYLAMSSWKRGREILAQRLKQRSASLEDMRRSLQDEITPAVVNGSAVYLSATAGTVPATFQFNLKHNKVIHEKVLFVTLVTEDIPRVAEADRVDVEPLFEHFYRVTGHFGFMESPSVPVVLAACPRHGLEVSLRETTFFMGRETLLTSPNPVMAAWRGKLFAFMSRNAAAAAKTFGVPPDQIVEIGVQIEL